The genomic segment CCAAGTAACCTCAGTTGACTTAACGAGTAATAATTCCCTGGCCATATCCGCCTCTGCAGATCACACGATCAAGATTTGGAGTCTTTACGACCAAAAAAACATTAAAACTTTAATCGGACACAATGGTGCTGTAACATCAATTTCCTTGGCACATGAGGAAAATATCATAATCTCCGGCTCTTTGGATGGTTCGCTTAGATTGTGGGATTTCAAAAACAACGATGAATCAGAAATATTGCAAAACGGCGTCCAAAGAATTTGGAACGTTTCGATAATGCCAAATGCCGAAAAAGCCGTGTCCATTTCCGGAATGTTTATATATCTATGGGATATCAATAATAAAACTTTGTTATATAAACACGCTAATAAATGCATTTTTACAGCCTGCGCTATTTCTCCGGACGGTAAATTGTTTATAGGCGCCGATTTATTCGGTAAAATTCATTTATTCGACACTGAAAAGGAGAAAAAAATTGACACAATATAACGAGGAAGAGATTAAGCAATATGTTCAGGAAAAAAGAATTACCCTCTTCATGAATGGCGAGGAGACAATGCCAAAATGCTGGTTTTCACTTTGCGCAATTGAAATATTAAAAATGTGCAATACTGAATTTCGCGCAATCAATATTTTAGAAAGTCCGACAATGAACGATCTGATCAAAAAATATTCAAGCTGGCCAATGTTTCCTCAACTGTTCATTGACGGTGAATTTATTGGAGGCAGCCACATAATGATTGAGATGTATCAATCCGGAAATCTGCAAAAAATAATTCACAATTAAAACCTTACAAAAATTAAACCAAAAAGGCATTCGTGTAATACTGCGAATGCCTTTTAATTATCCGTAAAAAAGTTCGAATCCCTTATAGAATATTTCTAGAAACAAAAAGTATTTCTACTCATATCAAACAATTTTTTTTGCATTAAAAATCTACTTTCAATCCTTAATTCTTTACTTAAATAAACAGAAACAAGACTTTTTACAATCTTGGTTCAT from the Patescibacteria group bacterium genome contains:
- the grxD gene encoding Grx4 family monothiol glutaredoxin; the encoded protein is MTQYNEEEIKQYVQEKRITLFMNGEETMPKCWFSLCAIEILKMCNTEFRAINILESPTMNDLIKKYSSWPMFPQLFIDGEFIGGSHIMIEMYQSGNLQKIIHN